A portion of the Tepidanaerobacter syntrophicus genome contains these proteins:
- a CDS encoding TolC family protein — protein sequence MQKALLSKMAIFVLVLSLMISSIAFAQENSDNEVLSLSVEDAVKIAEENNQQIKLSQLALQKAQLARKELVYQEKKVKEEEDMLGREIISGTFEYQYAQDLGKKQADIGVDLAQRGIEVAIKGVEYGIEAGYYGALLAKENVAIAQAAVDRQQEMLRIAEAKYKAGTVAKTEVLNAQVQLTKAEGDLSKAKSSEEKAYITLKKLLGLPLDKNINLTDSFKESPENLDVTLDELIEQANSNRIDIVSAEGAFEIAKLDFELSSKAYPSNTFTYAEKEYAMEEAQLKLSNTKSSAEAEIRNTWLDFEDAKTNIPVLDKSLEVAQESLRIAKLSYEAGLVRSVDVTAAEDGLKQVQLQRLSAIYNYNLARLKLENSVYFSTAGNASSSSM from the coding sequence ATGCAAAAAGCTTTACTAAGTAAGATGGCGATTTTTGTGCTCGTATTGTCACTGATGATATCGAGCATAGCCTTTGCACAGGAAAATAGCGACAATGAAGTACTTAGTTTATCAGTGGAAGATGCTGTAAAGATTGCAGAAGAAAATAATCAGCAAATAAAATTATCACAGCTTGCCTTACAAAAGGCACAGCTTGCAAGGAAAGAGTTAGTATATCAAGAAAAGAAAGTAAAAGAAGAAGAAGATATGCTGGGAAGAGAAATAATATCTGGTACTTTTGAATACCAATACGCCCAGGACTTGGGTAAAAAACAAGCTGATATTGGAGTCGACTTAGCCCAGAGAGGTATTGAAGTTGCGATAAAAGGCGTTGAATACGGTATCGAGGCTGGATATTATGGAGCTCTTTTAGCTAAAGAAAATGTGGCAATTGCTCAAGCTGCAGTAGACAGGCAGCAGGAAATGCTTAGAATTGCCGAAGCTAAATATAAAGCCGGCACTGTTGCAAAAACAGAGGTATTAAATGCACAAGTTCAACTTACAAAAGCAGAGGGAGATTTATCTAAAGCAAAGTCTAGTGAAGAAAAAGCTTATATCACCCTCAAAAAACTATTAGGTTTACCCCTTGATAAAAACATAAATCTTACTGATTCTTTTAAAGAATCGCCGGAAAATTTGGATGTGACATTAGATGAATTAATAGAGCAGGCAAATAGCAATAGAATAGACATTGTTAGCGCTGAAGGCGCTTTCGAAATCGCTAAACTGGACTTTGAACTTAGCAGCAAGGCCTATCCATCAAATACATTTACTTATGCTGAAAAAGAGTATGCGATGGAAGAAGCGCAACTTAAACTTTCTAATACAAAAAGCAGTGCTGAGGCAGAAATACGAAATACTTGGCTGGACTTTGAAGATGCTAAGACAAATATACCTGTGCTAGACAAGAGCCTAGAAGTTGCCCAAGAGAGCCTGCGTATTGCAAAACTCAGTTATGAAGCAGGGCTTGTGCGTAGTGTCGACGTTACCGCAGCGGAAGATGGCCTAAAGCAAGTTCAATTGCAAAGGCTGAGCGCCATATACAATTATAATCTTGCACGGCTGAAACTTGAAAATTCTGTGTATTTTTCCACTGCCGGAAATGCTTCTTCTTCATCAATGTAA
- a CDS encoding S-layer homology domain-containing protein, whose translation MKTCRKVGVLFLAAALLIVFTLPVFGAEAGNLSPGQLKKAAKFNDVDENFKWAKDAIERMCNQGVILGYPGGVFRPGNNVTHLEAIIMALRVMGCEEELEDVTINDDIKKIKLPWDDAYYYVALAVEKNIIKPEELKGFNLNAPAKRYEVARYIVRALDMESEATEHMDEELPFKDAKAIPENAIGYVYVAVKLGLMEGDTNGTFKPNEPITRAEMAVLMDRLDVFFAPENMFAGTIEDIDLDELTITLENDSETVTYNVLKHATVYIDGKYYSLKDLNIGDTVKVILDKNENVIFIQVTERADEATTTVKGLVVDVNKAKKSISLFVHDQYKEGFVGVLRVNDIEGRHYELETQRGHYVLIGEIDELEDYVDEKIVVFGKMIDEASIYMRGPMIEVTDFALLEAEDIETFYINNDTKVIIDGEDEKLSGITEGDYAEIKAKDDVAIEIEVETSEELKYK comes from the coding sequence ATGAAGACTTGCAGAAAAGTAGGTGTTCTGTTCCTTGCGGCAGCATTGCTTATTGTTTTCACATTACCGGTTTTTGGGGCGGAAGCTGGCAACCTTTCACCCGGTCAGTTAAAAAAAGCGGCAAAATTTAACGATGTAGATGAAAACTTTAAATGGGCAAAAGATGCCATAGAGAGAATGTGCAATCAAGGTGTTATTTTGGGATATCCCGGAGGTGTATTTAGGCCGGGAAATAACGTTACCCATTTAGAAGCCATCATAATGGCTTTAAGGGTAATGGGATGCGAAGAAGAACTAGAAGATGTAACAATCAATGATGACATTAAGAAAATTAAACTTCCATGGGATGATGCCTATTATTATGTAGCTTTGGCTGTAGAAAAGAATATTATAAAACCCGAAGAACTAAAAGGCTTTAATCTAAACGCTCCTGCAAAACGTTATGAAGTAGCGCGGTATATAGTCAGGGCATTAGACATGGAAAGCGAAGCCACAGAACATATGGATGAGGAACTTCCATTTAAAGATGCCAAGGCAATACCCGAAAATGCGATTGGGTATGTATATGTTGCCGTAAAGCTGGGTCTGATGGAAGGCGATACAAATGGCACATTTAAACCGAATGAACCTATTACAAGGGCTGAGATGGCTGTATTAATGGACAGATTAGACGTGTTTTTTGCTCCGGAGAATATGTTTGCAGGCACCATAGAAGATATTGATCTTGATGAACTCACAATAACATTAGAAAATGATTCCGAAACCGTAACTTATAATGTGTTAAAACATGCCACTGTTTATATTGATGGAAAATATTACAGCTTAAAGGATTTAAATATCGGAGATACAGTTAAAGTTATTCTCGATAAAAATGAAAATGTAATATTTATCCAAGTGACAGAAAGAGCTGATGAAGCTACTACAACCGTTAAAGGTTTAGTCGTAGATGTTAATAAGGCTAAAAAGTCTATTAGCTTGTTTGTGCATGACCAGTACAAAGAAGGGTTTGTAGGAGTGCTAAGGGTAAATGATATAGAAGGTCGCCACTATGAACTCGAAACTCAGCGAGGCCATTACGTGCTTATTGGAGAAATTGATGAACTTGAAGACTATGTAGACGAAAAAATTGTCGTTTTTGGTAAAATGATAGATGAAGCTTCCATCTATATGAGAGGCCCGATGATTGAAGTAACTGATTTTGCTTTATTAGAAGCTGAAGATATTGAAACATTTTATATTAACAATGACACTAAAGTTATCATTGATGGTGAAGATGAAAAGTTGTCAGGTATTACAGAAGGAGATTACGCTGAAATAAAAGCAAAAGATGATGTGGCGATAGAAATCGAAGTGGAAACAAGTGAAGAGCTGAAGTATAAGTAA